From Streptomyces sp. NBC_00237, a single genomic window includes:
- a CDS encoding MFS transporter, protein MHASRSPARPGSPSMLRLATASLAGTAIEFYDFAIYGTAAALVLGPLFFPSFSPLAGTLAAFGTFGVGFLARPVGAVLFGHVGDRFGRRPVLFSSLILTGATTVAVGCLPTYDSIGLLAPVLLILLRFLQGLGLGGEWGGAVLLTVEHAPAHRRALWASFPQTGPSIGFLLANGVMLAMSAGLTDAQFTSWGWRVPFWAAGVLAVAGLLLRSSLEETPDFKELAAKGERAGAPFAEVVRDHWRLVLLTAGALSLGYALVYTMSTWSLAYGTEHLGVDRTVMLGCVMAAVVLKGPLIPVAAVIGDRVGRRPMCLVGCAISALWTFPMMALLSTGEPWLMFLGFLGGSVSFAAMFSVIGAYLPELYAPRVRCTGAALGYNLAGVSGGALTPIVATAVSGGDGPPWGVAAYLTGMALVSLGCFALLPETRPAAVRAAEAKAAGAEGAAPA, encoded by the coding sequence ATGCACGCTTCACGATCACCGGCCCGTCCGGGCAGCCCCTCCATGCTCCGGCTCGCGACCGCGTCCCTCGCCGGTACGGCCATCGAGTTCTACGACTTCGCGATCTACGGAACGGCCGCCGCCCTCGTCCTCGGCCCCCTCTTCTTCCCCTCCTTCTCGCCCCTGGCGGGCACTCTCGCGGCCTTCGGCACCTTCGGGGTGGGTTTCCTCGCCCGGCCGGTCGGCGCGGTCCTCTTCGGGCACGTGGGCGACCGCTTCGGCCGCAGACCCGTGCTGTTCTCCTCGCTGATCCTCACCGGGGCGACGACGGTGGCCGTCGGCTGTCTGCCCACGTACGACTCGATCGGTCTGCTCGCACCCGTCCTGCTGATCCTGCTGCGCTTCCTCCAGGGGCTCGGGCTGGGCGGCGAGTGGGGCGGGGCGGTGCTGCTCACCGTGGAGCACGCGCCGGCGCACCGGCGGGCCCTGTGGGCGAGCTTTCCGCAGACCGGCCCCTCGATCGGGTTCCTGCTGGCGAACGGCGTGATGCTGGCGATGTCGGCGGGCCTGACCGACGCGCAGTTCACCTCGTGGGGGTGGCGGGTGCCGTTCTGGGCGGCGGGCGTACTGGCCGTCGCCGGACTGCTGCTGCGCTCCTCCCTGGAGGAGACACCGGACTTCAAGGAGCTGGCGGCGAAGGGCGAGCGGGCCGGGGCGCCGTTCGCCGAGGTGGTGCGCGACCACTGGCGGCTGGTGCTGCTGACGGCGGGCGCGCTCTCGCTGGGGTACGCGCTCGTCTACACGATGTCGACCTGGTCGCTGGCGTACGGCACCGAGCACCTCGGCGTCGACCGTACGGTGATGCTCGGCTGCGTCATGGCCGCCGTGGTGCTCAAGGGCCCGCTGATCCCGGTGGCGGCGGTGATCGGGGACCGGGTCGGGCGGCGGCCGATGTGCCTGGTGGGCTGCGCGATCAGCGCCCTGTGGACCTTCCCGATGATGGCGCTGCTCTCGACCGGTGAGCCGTGGCTGATGTTCCTCGGCTTCCTGGGCGGATCGGTGTCGTTCGCGGCGATGTTCTCGGTGATCGGCGCGTATCTGCCGGAGCTGTACGCACCGCGCGTGCGGTGCACCGGGGCGGCGCTCGGCTACAACCTGGCCGGGGTGTCCGGCGGTGCGCTCACCCCGATCGTGGCGACGGCCGTGTCGGGCGGGGACGGGCCGCCGTGGGGCGTGGCGGCGTATCTGACGGGGATGGCGCTGGTCAGCCTGGGCTGCTTCGCCCTGCTCCCGGAGACGCGTCCGGCGGCCGTACGGGCCGCGGAGGCGAAGGCCGCCGGGGCGGAGGGGGCCGCGCCCGCCTGA
- a CDS encoding carcinine hydrolase/isopenicillin-N N-acyltransferase family protein, whose protein sequence is MKTSRAAATVAPLAALALLLSACTEAPVSRTPGASRPTSASAPRDAARDTARDAAAFASLRKVDDHPLWQMRFEGTYQRESRSVAPAVPPTAGFGCSLFFAGGDRDDPQYARNFDWRHGPALLLFTDPPDGYASVSVVDTTYLGLKSSADFTTEHGKRGLLQAPLLPFDGMNSKGLAVGFASVDRADGPKGGTKVGSTRIQRIVLDKAATVAEALTLFGQYELDFTDGPPLHYFLADAGGDSAVVELVGGKTVVAERGRKPWNGAVNFTFADTPAAGRLQDRRYGAATKVLDDAQGTLDTDGSFGLLRTVAQSHTQWSVVYGMKTGKVTLVTGQRWEKRHEFTLPMDGAQGPREGPRDAPTG, encoded by the coding sequence ATGAAGACGTCCCGTGCCGCAGCGACCGTCGCACCGCTGGCCGCACTCGCACTGCTGCTGAGCGCCTGCACGGAGGCACCCGTGTCGCGGACACCCGGCGCCTCCCGGCCGACGAGCGCTTCCGCGCCACGCGACGCGGCACGGGACACGGCTCGCGACGCGGCGGCCTTCGCCTCGCTCCGCAAGGTGGACGACCACCCGCTGTGGCAGATGCGGTTCGAGGGGACGTATCAGCGCGAGTCGCGGTCCGTCGCACCCGCCGTGCCGCCCACGGCCGGTTTCGGCTGCTCGCTGTTCTTCGCGGGCGGCGACCGCGACGACCCGCAGTACGCGCGGAACTTCGACTGGCGGCACGGACCCGCCCTGCTGCTGTTCACCGACCCGCCGGACGGCTACGCCTCGGTGTCCGTCGTCGACACCACCTACCTCGGGCTGAAGTCCTCCGCCGACTTCACCACCGAGCACGGCAAACGCGGCCTGTTGCAGGCCCCGTTGCTGCCCTTCGACGGCATGAACAGCAAGGGACTCGCCGTCGGCTTCGCCTCCGTGGACCGCGCGGACGGGCCCAAGGGCGGTACCAAGGTGGGCAGTACGCGCATCCAGCGCATCGTCCTCGACAAGGCGGCCACCGTCGCCGAGGCCCTCACGCTCTTCGGCCAGTACGAACTCGACTTCACCGACGGCCCTCCCCTGCACTACTTCCTCGCCGACGCGGGTGGCGACTCGGCCGTGGTCGAGCTGGTCGGCGGGAAGACCGTGGTCGCCGAGCGCGGCCGCAAGCCGTGGAACGGCGCGGTCAACTTCACCTTCGCCGACACCCCGGCCGCCGGGCGCCTTCAGGACAGGCGCTACGGCGCCGCGACGAAGGTGCTCGACGATGCACAGGGCACGCTGGACACCGACGGGTCCTTCGGTCTGCTGCGCACCGTCGCCCAGTCGCACACCCAGTGGTCCGTGGTGTACGGCATGAAGACCGGCAAGGTGACGCTGGTGACCGGTCAACGCTGGGAGAAGCGGCACGAGTTCACGCTGCCCATGGACGGAGCGCAGGGGCCCCGCGAAGGACCCCGCGATGCGCCCACCGGGTGA